One window of the Bos indicus isolate NIAB-ARS_2022 breed Sahiwal x Tharparkar chromosome 15, NIAB-ARS_B.indTharparkar_mat_pri_1.0, whole genome shotgun sequence genome contains the following:
- the MADD gene encoding MAP kinase-activating death domain protein isoform X21 — translation MVQKKKSCPRLLDYLVIVGARHPSSDSVAQTPELLRRYPLEDHSEFPLPPDVVFFCQPEGCLSVRQRRMTLRDDTSFVFTLTDKDTGVTRYGICVNFYRSFQKRVPKEKGEAGPGSRGKEGPRAPFVSEEVGPKTSESGPSLQPPSADSTPDVSQSPRARRRAKAGSRSRNSTLTSLCVLSHYPFFSTFRECLYTLKRLVDCCSERLLGKKLGLPRGIQRDTMWRIFTGSLLVEEKSSALLHDLREIEAWIYRLLRSPVPVSGQKRVDIEVLPQELQQALTFALPDPSRFTLVDFPLHLPLELLGVDACLQVLTCILLEHKVVLQSRDYNALSMSVMAFVAMIYPLEYMFPVIPLLPTCMASAEQLLLAPTPYIIGVPASFFLYKLDFKMPDDVWLVDLDSNRVIAPTNAEVLPILPEPESLELKKHLKQALASMSLNTQPILNLEKFHEGQEIPLLLGRPSNDLQSTPSTEFNPLIYGNDVDSVDVATRVAMVRFFNSPNVLQGFQMHTRTLRLFPRPVVAFQAGSFLASRPRQTPFAEKLARTQAVEYFGEWILNPTNYAFQRIHNNMFDPALIGDKPKWYAHQLQPIHYRVYDSGSQLAEALSVPPERDSDSDPTDDSGSDSMDYDDSSSSYSSLGDFVSEMMKCDINGDTPNVDPLTHAALGDASEVAIEELQNQKEAEEPGPDGESSQENPPLRSSPSTTVSSSPSTIIHGASSEPVDSAETDDKAAGGVPKSVPTVPPGMGKCSMDRHQTETGEGAQKLLRPSSLKLASDSDAESDSRASSPTSTVSSNSTEGFGGIMSLASSLYRNHSTSFSLSNLTLPTKGAREKSTPFPSLKVFGLNTLMEIVTEAGPGSGEGHRRALVDQKSSVIKHSPTVKREPPSPQGRASNSSENQQFLKEVVHSVLDGQGVGWLNMKKVRRLLESEQLRVFVLSKLNRTVQSEDEARQDVIPDVEISRKVYKGMLDLLKCTVLSLEQSFAHAGLGGMASIFGLLEIAQTHYYSKEPDKRKRSPTESISTPVGKDPGLAGRGDPKAMAQLRVPQLGPLAPSAPGKSPKELDTRSLKEENFVASIGPEVIKPTFDLGETDEKKSQVSADSGVSLTSGSQRTDPDSVISVSPAVMIRSSSQDSEVSNSSGETLGADSDLSSSAGDGPGGEGSAYLAGSRGTLSDSEIETNSATSAIFGKAHSLKPSVKEKLVGSPVRFSEDVSQRVYLYEGLLGRDKGSMWDQLEDAAMETFSISKERSTLWDQMQFWEDAFLDAVMLEREGMGMDQGPQEMIDRYLSLGEHDRKRLEDDEDRLLATLLHNLISYMLLMKVNKNDIRKKVRRLMGKSHIGLVYSQQINEVLDQLANLNGRDLSIRSSGSRHMKKQTFVVHAGTDTNGDIFFMEVCDDCVVLRSNIGTVYERWWYEKLINMTYCPKTKVLCLWRRNGSETQLNKFYTKKCRELYYCVKDSMERAAARQQSIKPGPELGGEFPVQDMKTGEGGLLQVTLEGINLKFMHNQVFIELNHIKKCNTVRGVFVLEEFVPEIKEVVSHKYKTPMAHEICYSVLCLFSYVAAVRSSEEDLRTPPRPVSS, via the exons ATGGTGCAAAAGAAGAAGTCCTGTCCTCGGTTACTTGACTACCTGGTGATCGTAGGGGCCAG GCACCCGAGCAGTGACAGTGTGGCCCAGACTCCGGAACTGCTACGGCGGTACCCACTAGAGGACCACTCGGAGTTTCCCCTGCCCCCGGATGTCGTGTTCTTCTGCCAGCCGGAGGGCTGCCTGAGCGTGCGGCAGCGGCGCATGACCCTGCGGGATGACACCTCTTTTGTCTTCACCCTCACGGACAAGGACACTGGTGTCACCCGATATGGCATCTGCGTCAACTTCTACCGCTCCTTCCAAAAGCGCGTGCCTAAGGAAAAGGGGGAGGCCGGGCCAGGGTCCCGGGGGAAGGAAGGGCCCCGAGCCCCCTTCGTCTCCGAGGAGGTGGGCCCCAAGACCTCGGAGAGCGGCCCATCCCTGCAGCCGCCCAGTGCCGACTCCACCCCAGACGTGAGCCAGTCTCCGCGGGCCAGACGCCGGGCCAAGGCGGGGAGCCGGTCCCGCAACAGCACGCTGACGTCCCTGTGCGTGCTCAGCCACTACCCCTTCTTCTCTACCTTCCGAGAGTGTCTGTACACCCTCAAGCGTCTGGTGGACTGCTGCAGCGAGCGCCTGCTGGGCAAGAAACTGGGCCTCCCTCGAGGCATACAGAG GGACACCATGTGGCGAATCTTTACTGGATCGTTGTTAGTGGAGGAGAAGTCAAGTGCCCTGCTGCACGACCTCCGGGAGATTGAGGCCTGGATCTACCGGTTGCTGCGCTCCCCGGTACCTGTCTCGGGGCAGAAGCGAGTGGACATTGAGGTCCTGCCCCAGGAGCTCCAGCAGGCTCTGACCTTTGCTCTCCCAGACCCCTCTCGATTCACCCTAGTGGACTTCCCGCTGCACCTCCCCCTGGAGCTTCTGGGTGTGGACGCCTGTCTACAGGTGCTCACCTGCATCCTGTTAGAGCACAAG GTTGTGCTCCAGTCCCGAGACTACAATGCACTCTCCATGTCCGTGATGGCCTTTGTGGCGATGATCTACCCCTTGGAGTATATGTTTCCTGTTATCCCACTGCTGCCCACCTGCATGGCATCAGCAGAACAG CTGCTCTTGGCTCCAACACCATACATCATCGGAGTCCCTGCCAGCTTCTTCCTCTACAAACTGGACTTCAAAATGCCTGATGACGTGTGGCTAGTAGATCTGGACAGCAATAGG GTGATTGCCCCCACTAATGCGGAAGTGCTGCCTATCCTGCCAGAGCCGGAATCGTTAGAGTTGAAGAAGCATTTGAAGCAG GCCCTCGCCAGCATGAGTCTCAACACCCAACCCATCCTCAATCTGGAGAAATTCCACGAGGGCCAGGAGATCCCCCTTCTCCTGGGAAGGCCTTCTAATGACCTGCAGTCCACACCTTCCACCGAGTTCAACCCGCTCATCTACGGCAATGATGTGGATTCGGTGGATGTTGCAACCAG AGTGGCCATGGTCCGTTTCTTCAACTCCCCCAACGTGCTGCAGGGCTTTCAGATGCACACACGTACCCTACGTCTCTTCCCCCGGCCCGTGGTGGCTTTCCAAGCCGGCTCCTTTTTAGCCTCACGCCCCCGGCAGACTCCTTTCGCCGAGAAACTGGCCAGGACTCAGGCCGTGGAGTACTTTGGAGAATGGATCCTGAACCCCACCAACTACGCCTTCCAGCGGATTCACAACA ACATGTTCGATCCAGCTCTGATTGGCGACAAGCCCAAGTGGTATGCCCACCAGCTGCAGCCCATTCACTATCGAGTGTATGACAGTGGTTCCCAACTGGCCGAGGCGCTGAGCGTGCCGCCCGAGCGAGACTCTGACTCTGACCCAACTGACGACAG TGGGAGTGACAGCATGGATTATGACGATTCAAGCTCTTCTTACTCTTCCCTTGGTGACTTTGTCAGCGAGATGATGAAATGCGATATCAACGGTGATACTCCTA ACGTGGACCCTCTGACGCACGCGGCACTGGGAGATGCCAGCGAGGTGGCGATTGAGGAGCTGCAGAAccagaaggaggcagaggaaccCGGCCCGGATGGCGAGAGCTCTCAGGAAAACCCGCCCCTGCGCTCCAGCCCCAGCACCACTGTGAGCAGTAGCCCCAGCACCATTATCCACGGCGCCAGCTCT GAACCTGTTGACTCAGCAGAGACCGACGATAAGGCGGCAGGAGGCGTCCCCAAGTCCGTACCCACCGTGCCTCCCGGCATGGGCAAGTGCAGCATGGACAGGCATCAGACAGAAACCGGAGAGGG GGCTCAAAAGCTGCTGCGGCCCAGCAGCTTGAAGCTGGCAAGTGACTCAGACGCAGAGTCGGACTCTCGAGCGAGCTCGCCCACCTCCACTGTCTCCAGCAACAGCACGGAGGGCTTCGGGGGCATCATGTCTTTGGCCA GCAGCCTGTATCGGAACCACAGCACCAGCTTCAGCCTTTCGAACCTCACACTGCCCACCAAAGGAGCCCGAGAGAAGAGCACGCCCTTCCCCAGTCTGAAAG TATTTGGGCTAAATACTCTAATGGAGATTGTTACTGAAGCCGGCCCCGGGAGTGGTGAAG GGCACAGGCGGGCGTTGGTGGACCAGAAGTCGTCCGTCATTAAACACAGCCCGACCGTGAAGAGAGAGCCCCCGTCACCCCAGGGCCGAGCCAGCAACTCTAG TGAGAACCAGCAGTTCCTGAAGGAGGTGGTGCACAGCGTGCTGGACGGCCAGGGCGTCGGCTGGCTCAACATGAAGAAGGTGCGGCGGCTGCTGGAGAGCGAGCAGCTGCGCGTCTTCGTCCTGAGCAAGCTGAACCGCACGGTGCAGTCCGAGGACGAGGCCCGGCAGGATGTCATCCCCGACGTG GAGATCAGCCGGAAGGTGTACAAGGGCATGTTGGATCTGCTCAAGTGCACAGTCCTCAGTCTGGAGCAGTCCTTTGCCCACGCTGGCCTGGGTGGCATGGCCAGCATCTTCGGGCTTCTGGAGATCGCCCAGACCCACTACTACAGTAAAG AACCAGACAAGCGGAAGAGAAGTCCCACAGAGAGCATCAGTACACCAGTCGGCAAGGATCCTGGCCTGGCTGGGCGGGGGGACCCAAAGGCCATGGCACAGCTGAGGGTCCCCCAGCTGGGACCTCTGGCACCGAGTGCCCCAGGAAAGAgtcccaaagaactggacacCAGAAGTCTAAAGGAAGAGAACTTTGTGGCATCTATCG GGCCTGAAGTAATCAAACCCACCTTTGACCTTGGTGAGACCGACGAGAAAAAGTCCCAGGTCAGCGCAGACAGTGGTGTGAGCCTGACATCTGGTTCCCAG AGGACCGATCCAGACTCTGTCATCAGTGTGAGTCCCGCTGTGATGATCCGAAGCTCAAGTCAGGACTCTGAA GTGAGCAACAGCTCCGGAGAGACCCTGGGAGCAGACAGCGACCTCAGCAGCAGTGCGGGTGATGGCCCAGGCGGCGAGGGCAGCGCCTACTTGGCAGGCTCTCGAGGCACCTTGTCTGACAGCGAGATCGAGACCAACTCTGCCACCAGTGCCATCTTT GGTAAAGCCCATAGCTTGAAGCCAAGTGTGAAGGAGAAGCTGGTGGGCAGCCCAGTTCGCTTTTCTGAAGACGTCAGCCAGCGAGTCTACCTCTACGAGGGACTCCTAG GAAGGGACAAAGGATCGATGTGGGACCAGTTAGAGGACGCTGCTATGGAGACCTTTTCTATAA GCAAAGAGCGTTCTACTTTATGGGACCAAATGCAGTTCTGGGAAGACGCGTTCTTAGATGCCGTGATGTTGGAGAGAGAAGGAATGGGCATGGACCAGGGTCCCCAGGAAATGATAGACAG GTACCTGTCCCTGGGAGAACACGACCGGAAGCGCCTGGAGGACGATGAAGACCGTCTGCTGGCCACACTCTTGCACAACCTCATCTCGTACATGCTGCTGATGAAG GTAAATAAGAATGACATCCGGAAGAAGGTGAGGCGCCTGATGGGAAAGTCCCATATTGGGCTTGTGTACAGTCAGCAAATCAATGAAGTCCTTGACCAGCTGGCCAACCTG AATGGACGCGATCTCTCCATCCGGTCCAGTGGCAGCCGGCACATGAAGAAGCAGACATTCGTGGTACATGCAGGGACAGACACGAATGGAGATATCTTTTTCATGGAG GTGTGTGACGACTGCGTGGTGCTGCGCAGTAACATCGGGACGGTGTACGAGCGCTGGTGGTACGAGAAACTCATCAACATGACCTACTGCCCCAAGACCAAGGTGCTGTGCTTGTGGCGCAGAAATGGCTCCGAGACCCAGCTCAACAAGTTCTATACTAAGAAG TGTCGGGAGCTGTACTACTGCGTGAAGGACAGCATGGAGCGCGCCGCCGCCCGCCAGCAGAGCATCAAGCCGG GGCCGGAATTGGGTGGCGAGTTCCCCGTGCAGGACATGAAGACTGGCGAGGGGGGCTTGCTGCAGGTCACCCTCGAAGGGATCAACCTCAAGTTCATGCACAACCAG
- the MADD gene encoding MAP kinase-activating death domain protein isoform X30, protein MVQKKKSCPRLLDYLVIVGARHPSSDSVAQTPELLRRYPLEDHSEFPLPPDVVFFCQPEGCLSVRQRRMTLRDDTSFVFTLTDKDTGVTRYGICVNFYRSFQKRVPKEKGEAGPGSRGKEGPRAPFVSEEVGPKTSESGPSLQPPSADSTPDVSQSPRARRRAKAGSRSRNSTLTSLCVLSHYPFFSTFRECLYTLKRLVDCCSERLLGKKLGLPRGIQRDTMWRIFTGSLLVEEKSSALLHDLREIEAWIYRLLRSPVPVSGQKRVDIEVLPQELQQALTFALPDPSRFTLVDFPLHLPLELLGVDACLQVLTCILLEHKVVLQSRDYNALSMSVMAFVAMIYPLEYMFPVIPLLPTCMASAEQLLLAPTPYIIGVPASFFLYKLDFKMPDDVWLVDLDSNRVIAPTNAEVLPILPEPESLELKKHLKQALASMSLNTQPILNLEKFHEGQEIPLLLGRPSNDLQSTPSTEFNPLIYGNDVDSVDVATRVAMVRFFNSPNVLQGFQMHTRTLRLFPRPVVAFQAGSFLASRPRQTPFAEKLARTQAVEYFGEWILNPTNYAFQRIHNNMFDPALIGDKPKWYAHQLQPIHYRVYDSGSQLAEALSVPPERDSDSDPTDDSGSDSMDYDDSSSSYSSLGDFVSEMMKCDINGDTPNVDPLTHAALGDASEVAIEELQNQKEAEEPGPDGESSQENPPLRSSPSTTVSSSPSTIIHGASSEPVDSAETDDKAAGGVPKSVPTVPPGMGKCSMDRHQTETGEGAQKLLRPSSLKLASDSDAESDSRASSPTSTVSSNSTEGFGGIMSLASSLYRNHSTSFSLSNLTLPTKGAREKSTPFPSLKVFGLNTLMEIVTEAGPGSGEGHRRALVDQKSSVIKHSPTVKREPPSPQGRASNSSENQQFLKEVVHSVLDGQGVGWLNMKKVRRLLESEQLRVFVLSKLNRTVQSEDEARQDVIPDVEISRKVYKGMLDLLKCTVLSLEQSFAHAGLGGMASIFGLLEIAQTHYYSKEPDKRKRSPTESISTPVGKDPGLAGRGDPKAMAQLRVPQLGPLAPSAPGKSPKELDTRSLKEENFVASIGPEVIKPTFDLGETDEKKSQVSADSGVSLTSGSQRTDPDSVISVSPAVMIRSSSQDSEVSNSSGETLGADSDLSSSAGDGPGGEGSAYLAGSRGTLSDSEIETNSATSAIFGKAHSLKPSVKEKLVGSPVRFSEDVSQRVYLYEGLLGKERSTLWDQMQFWEDAFLDAVMLEREGMGMDQGPQEMIDRYLSLGEHDRKRLEDDEDRLLATLLHNLISYMLLMKVNKNDIRKKVRRLMGKSHIGLVYSQQINEVLDQLANLNGRDLSIRSSGSRHMKKQTFVVHAGTDTNGDIFFMEVCDDCVVLRSNIGTVYERWWYEKLINMTYCPKTKVLCLWRRNGSETQLNKFYTKKCRELYYCVKDSMERAAARQQSIKPGPELGGEFPVQDMKTGEGGLLQVTLEGINLKFMHNQVFIELNHIKKCNTVRGVFVLEEFVPEIKEVVSHKYKTPMAHEICYSVLCLFSYVAAVRSSEEDLRTPPRPVSS, encoded by the exons ATGGTGCAAAAGAAGAAGTCCTGTCCTCGGTTACTTGACTACCTGGTGATCGTAGGGGCCAG GCACCCGAGCAGTGACAGTGTGGCCCAGACTCCGGAACTGCTACGGCGGTACCCACTAGAGGACCACTCGGAGTTTCCCCTGCCCCCGGATGTCGTGTTCTTCTGCCAGCCGGAGGGCTGCCTGAGCGTGCGGCAGCGGCGCATGACCCTGCGGGATGACACCTCTTTTGTCTTCACCCTCACGGACAAGGACACTGGTGTCACCCGATATGGCATCTGCGTCAACTTCTACCGCTCCTTCCAAAAGCGCGTGCCTAAGGAAAAGGGGGAGGCCGGGCCAGGGTCCCGGGGGAAGGAAGGGCCCCGAGCCCCCTTCGTCTCCGAGGAGGTGGGCCCCAAGACCTCGGAGAGCGGCCCATCCCTGCAGCCGCCCAGTGCCGACTCCACCCCAGACGTGAGCCAGTCTCCGCGGGCCAGACGCCGGGCCAAGGCGGGGAGCCGGTCCCGCAACAGCACGCTGACGTCCCTGTGCGTGCTCAGCCACTACCCCTTCTTCTCTACCTTCCGAGAGTGTCTGTACACCCTCAAGCGTCTGGTGGACTGCTGCAGCGAGCGCCTGCTGGGCAAGAAACTGGGCCTCCCTCGAGGCATACAGAG GGACACCATGTGGCGAATCTTTACTGGATCGTTGTTAGTGGAGGAGAAGTCAAGTGCCCTGCTGCACGACCTCCGGGAGATTGAGGCCTGGATCTACCGGTTGCTGCGCTCCCCGGTACCTGTCTCGGGGCAGAAGCGAGTGGACATTGAGGTCCTGCCCCAGGAGCTCCAGCAGGCTCTGACCTTTGCTCTCCCAGACCCCTCTCGATTCACCCTAGTGGACTTCCCGCTGCACCTCCCCCTGGAGCTTCTGGGTGTGGACGCCTGTCTACAGGTGCTCACCTGCATCCTGTTAGAGCACAAG GTTGTGCTCCAGTCCCGAGACTACAATGCACTCTCCATGTCCGTGATGGCCTTTGTGGCGATGATCTACCCCTTGGAGTATATGTTTCCTGTTATCCCACTGCTGCCCACCTGCATGGCATCAGCAGAACAG CTGCTCTTGGCTCCAACACCATACATCATCGGAGTCCCTGCCAGCTTCTTCCTCTACAAACTGGACTTCAAAATGCCTGATGACGTGTGGCTAGTAGATCTGGACAGCAATAGG GTGATTGCCCCCACTAATGCGGAAGTGCTGCCTATCCTGCCAGAGCCGGAATCGTTAGAGTTGAAGAAGCATTTGAAGCAG GCCCTCGCCAGCATGAGTCTCAACACCCAACCCATCCTCAATCTGGAGAAATTCCACGAGGGCCAGGAGATCCCCCTTCTCCTGGGAAGGCCTTCTAATGACCTGCAGTCCACACCTTCCACCGAGTTCAACCCGCTCATCTACGGCAATGATGTGGATTCGGTGGATGTTGCAACCAG AGTGGCCATGGTCCGTTTCTTCAACTCCCCCAACGTGCTGCAGGGCTTTCAGATGCACACACGTACCCTACGTCTCTTCCCCCGGCCCGTGGTGGCTTTCCAAGCCGGCTCCTTTTTAGCCTCACGCCCCCGGCAGACTCCTTTCGCCGAGAAACTGGCCAGGACTCAGGCCGTGGAGTACTTTGGAGAATGGATCCTGAACCCCACCAACTACGCCTTCCAGCGGATTCACAACA ACATGTTCGATCCAGCTCTGATTGGCGACAAGCCCAAGTGGTATGCCCACCAGCTGCAGCCCATTCACTATCGAGTGTATGACAGTGGTTCCCAACTGGCCGAGGCGCTGAGCGTGCCGCCCGAGCGAGACTCTGACTCTGACCCAACTGACGACAG TGGGAGTGACAGCATGGATTATGACGATTCAAGCTCTTCTTACTCTTCCCTTGGTGACTTTGTCAGCGAGATGATGAAATGCGATATCAACGGTGATACTCCTA ACGTGGACCCTCTGACGCACGCGGCACTGGGAGATGCCAGCGAGGTGGCGATTGAGGAGCTGCAGAAccagaaggaggcagaggaaccCGGCCCGGATGGCGAGAGCTCTCAGGAAAACCCGCCCCTGCGCTCCAGCCCCAGCACCACTGTGAGCAGTAGCCCCAGCACCATTATCCACGGCGCCAGCTCT GAACCTGTTGACTCAGCAGAGACCGACGATAAGGCGGCAGGAGGCGTCCCCAAGTCCGTACCCACCGTGCCTCCCGGCATGGGCAAGTGCAGCATGGACAGGCATCAGACAGAAACCGGAGAGGG GGCTCAAAAGCTGCTGCGGCCCAGCAGCTTGAAGCTGGCAAGTGACTCAGACGCAGAGTCGGACTCTCGAGCGAGCTCGCCCACCTCCACTGTCTCCAGCAACAGCACGGAGGGCTTCGGGGGCATCATGTCTTTGGCCA GCAGCCTGTATCGGAACCACAGCACCAGCTTCAGCCTTTCGAACCTCACACTGCCCACCAAAGGAGCCCGAGAGAAGAGCACGCCCTTCCCCAGTCTGAAAG TATTTGGGCTAAATACTCTAATGGAGATTGTTACTGAAGCCGGCCCCGGGAGTGGTGAAG GGCACAGGCGGGCGTTGGTGGACCAGAAGTCGTCCGTCATTAAACACAGCCCGACCGTGAAGAGAGAGCCCCCGTCACCCCAGGGCCGAGCCAGCAACTCTAG TGAGAACCAGCAGTTCCTGAAGGAGGTGGTGCACAGCGTGCTGGACGGCCAGGGCGTCGGCTGGCTCAACATGAAGAAGGTGCGGCGGCTGCTGGAGAGCGAGCAGCTGCGCGTCTTCGTCCTGAGCAAGCTGAACCGCACGGTGCAGTCCGAGGACGAGGCCCGGCAGGATGTCATCCCCGACGTG GAGATCAGCCGGAAGGTGTACAAGGGCATGTTGGATCTGCTCAAGTGCACAGTCCTCAGTCTGGAGCAGTCCTTTGCCCACGCTGGCCTGGGTGGCATGGCCAGCATCTTCGGGCTTCTGGAGATCGCCCAGACCCACTACTACAGTAAAG AACCAGACAAGCGGAAGAGAAGTCCCACAGAGAGCATCAGTACACCAGTCGGCAAGGATCCTGGCCTGGCTGGGCGGGGGGACCCAAAGGCCATGGCACAGCTGAGGGTCCCCCAGCTGGGACCTCTGGCACCGAGTGCCCCAGGAAAGAgtcccaaagaactggacacCAGAAGTCTAAAGGAAGAGAACTTTGTGGCATCTATCG GGCCTGAAGTAATCAAACCCACCTTTGACCTTGGTGAGACCGACGAGAAAAAGTCCCAGGTCAGCGCAGACAGTGGTGTGAGCCTGACATCTGGTTCCCAG AGGACCGATCCAGACTCTGTCATCAGTGTGAGTCCCGCTGTGATGATCCGAAGCTCAAGTCAGGACTCTGAA GTGAGCAACAGCTCCGGAGAGACCCTGGGAGCAGACAGCGACCTCAGCAGCAGTGCGGGTGATGGCCCAGGCGGCGAGGGCAGCGCCTACTTGGCAGGCTCTCGAGGCACCTTGTCTGACAGCGAGATCGAGACCAACTCTGCCACCAGTGCCATCTTT GGTAAAGCCCATAGCTTGAAGCCAAGTGTGAAGGAGAAGCTGGTGGGCAGCCCAGTTCGCTTTTCTGAAGACGTCAGCCAGCGAGTCTACCTCTACGAGGGACTCCTAG GCAAAGAGCGTTCTACTTTATGGGACCAAATGCAGTTCTGGGAAGACGCGTTCTTAGATGCCGTGATGTTGGAGAGAGAAGGAATGGGCATGGACCAGGGTCCCCAGGAAATGATAGACAG GTACCTGTCCCTGGGAGAACACGACCGGAAGCGCCTGGAGGACGATGAAGACCGTCTGCTGGCCACACTCTTGCACAACCTCATCTCGTACATGCTGCTGATGAAG GTAAATAAGAATGACATCCGGAAGAAGGTGAGGCGCCTGATGGGAAAGTCCCATATTGGGCTTGTGTACAGTCAGCAAATCAATGAAGTCCTTGACCAGCTGGCCAACCTG AATGGACGCGATCTCTCCATCCGGTCCAGTGGCAGCCGGCACATGAAGAAGCAGACATTCGTGGTACATGCAGGGACAGACACGAATGGAGATATCTTTTTCATGGAG GTGTGTGACGACTGCGTGGTGCTGCGCAGTAACATCGGGACGGTGTACGAGCGCTGGTGGTACGAGAAACTCATCAACATGACCTACTGCCCCAAGACCAAGGTGCTGTGCTTGTGGCGCAGAAATGGCTCCGAGACCCAGCTCAACAAGTTCTATACTAAGAAG TGTCGGGAGCTGTACTACTGCGTGAAGGACAGCATGGAGCGCGCCGCCGCCCGCCAGCAGAGCATCAAGCCGG GGCCGGAATTGGGTGGCGAGTTCCCCGTGCAGGACATGAAGACTGGCGAGGGGGGCTTGCTGCAGGTCACCCTCGAAGGGATCAACCTCAAGTTCATGCACAACCAG